One Cohnella candidum genomic region harbors:
- a CDS encoding histidine triad nucleotide-binding protein produces MDCIFCKIAEGTIPSRKVYEDDHVLAFHDIQPQAPVHLLVIPKKHVASLDDASPEDLELLGRAMLAAKQVARDAGLTDSGYRVVTNIGPDAGQVVFHLHLHVMGGEKLAGLNPKNSSESDTRPS; encoded by the coding sequence ATGGACTGCATTTTCTGCAAAATCGCCGAGGGGACGATTCCGTCCCGCAAAGTTTACGAAGATGACCACGTGCTGGCCTTCCATGACATTCAGCCGCAGGCGCCGGTGCATCTGCTGGTCATCCCCAAGAAGCATGTCGCATCGCTCGACGACGCTTCTCCGGAAGACTTAGAGCTGCTCGGCCGGGCTATGTTGGCCGCCAAGCAGGTCGCCCGGGATGCGGGACTGACGGACAGCGGTTACCGCGTGGTCACCAACATCGGACCGGACGCGGGGCAAGTCGTCTTCCACCTTCATCTCCACGTGATGGGCGGGGAAAAATTGGCTGGGCTCAATCCGAAAAATTCATCGGAATCGGACACCCGCCCAAGTTGA
- the rpsU gene encoding 30S ribosomal protein S21, with amino-acid sequence MSETKVRKNETIDAALRRFKRSIAKDGVLAEVKKRKHYEKPSVKRKKKSEAARKRKF; translated from the coding sequence GTGTCCGAAACGAAAGTACGCAAAAACGAAACAATCGACGCTGCACTCCGCCGCTTTAAGCGTTCCATCGCGAAAGACGGCGTTCTCGCTGAAGTGAAGAAACGTAAACACTACGAGAAACCGAGCGTTAAGCGCAAGAAGAAGTCCGAAGCCGCGCGTAAACGGAAGTTCTAG
- a CDS encoding GatB/YqeY domain-containing protein gives MNLEERLNEDMKQAMKAGDKFRLQTIRMVRSSIKNQEIELRRPLDDNELIQVVSRELKQRRDSLQDFQRGGREDLVAGVSAEIDIISQYLPQQLTEEEIKDIVMQTMQETGASSKADLGKLMGALMPKVKGRADGKLVNQLVQQLLS, from the coding sequence ATGAACCTCGAGGAGCGATTGAACGAAGATATGAAACAGGCGATGAAGGCCGGCGATAAGTTCCGCCTTCAGACGATCCGCATGGTTCGTTCTTCGATCAAGAACCAAGAGATCGAACTGCGTCGTCCGCTTGACGACAACGAATTGATTCAAGTCGTCAGCCGGGAGCTCAAGCAGCGCAGGGATTCCCTCCAGGATTTCCAAAGAGGCGGTCGTGAGGACCTTGTTGCAGGTGTCTCTGCCGAGATCGACATTATCAGCCAGTATCTTCCTCAGCAGCTAACCGAAGAAGAAATCAAAGATATCGTTATGCAGACCATGCAAGAAACCGGTGCTTCTTCCAAAGCCGATCTGGGTAAGTTGATGGGCGCTTTGATGCCTAAGGTCAAAGGACGTGCCGACGGCAAGCTTGTCAACCAGTTGGTCCAGCAGCTTCTTTCCTGA
- a CDS encoding NfeD family protein: MAGGRGLWRKLIFPIMLAISLFGAGNAAVLAADNVPKTAKAGPVYVIPVHMTVQSGLASFLDRALTEAEEAGAALAVLEVDTPGGRLDTAEEIGLRIRSAKVPTVAFVNGKAASAGAYLSLNAGDIAMAPGSTIGAAMIVNQTGEAVRDPKLIGHWTSEMIAAAELNGRKPDIAAAMVDPDTSVTMQEIGRTKEKGQILSLSAEEALKVGYSDRTSKSVAEVVAWQGLSDRTVVEIRPTFSERVSEWLTQPGVATLLLIVGIAGIAIELLVPGFGIPGIVGLLAFGLYFFGQSIAGFAGRESIVFFVAGIVLLILEMFMPSFGILGVLGIAGVVYGIVNAAFDTGHALQSLGIAALVAIVIVTIVAYVFRRRGIWNRFILKDQLTTDQGYVPNEPREGLVGEQGIALSTLRPAGVADIAGRRMDVVTSGEFVEHGRRVRVIAVDGTRIVVKEIDPA; the protein is encoded by the coding sequence TTGGCCGGCGGAAGAGGCTTATGGAGGAAACTGATTTTCCCGATCATGCTGGCGATCTCGCTGTTCGGCGCCGGCAACGCGGCGGTGCTCGCGGCGGACAACGTTCCAAAAACGGCCAAGGCGGGGCCGGTCTATGTCATTCCGGTCCATATGACCGTCCAGAGCGGTCTCGCCTCTTTCCTTGACCGTGCGTTGACGGAAGCGGAAGAGGCCGGTGCGGCTCTCGCCGTACTGGAGGTCGACACGCCGGGAGGACGGCTGGACACCGCCGAGGAGATCGGCTTGCGGATCCGCAGCGCCAAAGTGCCGACGGTCGCCTTCGTGAACGGCAAGGCCGCTTCCGCGGGCGCCTACTTGTCCTTGAACGCCGGGGACATCGCCATGGCGCCGGGCTCGACGATCGGAGCGGCCATGATCGTCAACCAGACGGGCGAAGCGGTTCGCGATCCGAAGCTGATCGGTCACTGGACGTCGGAAATGATCGCGGCTGCCGAACTCAACGGCCGGAAACCGGACATCGCGGCCGCGATGGTGGATCCCGACACGTCCGTTACCATGCAGGAAATTGGGCGGACGAAAGAGAAAGGCCAAATTCTGTCGCTTTCCGCCGAGGAAGCGCTCAAGGTCGGCTATTCCGACCGGACGTCCAAATCGGTGGCGGAGGTTGTCGCCTGGCAAGGGCTGTCCGACCGCACCGTCGTAGAAATTCGGCCCACGTTCTCCGAGCGGGTATCGGAATGGCTGACCCAGCCGGGCGTCGCCACCCTGCTGCTGATCGTGGGCATCGCCGGAATCGCGATCGAGCTTCTCGTACCCGGCTTCGGCATTCCCGGCATCGTCGGGCTGCTGGCTTTCGGCCTGTATTTTTTCGGCCAGTCCATCGCGGGTTTTGCGGGGAGGGAGTCGATCGTGTTTTTCGTCGCGGGCATCGTACTGCTGATCCTGGAAATGTTCATGCCTAGCTTCGGCATTCTGGGCGTTCTCGGCATCGCGGGCGTCGTCTACGGGATCGTGAACGCGGCTTTCGACACCGGGCACGCCTTGCAGTCGCTCGGGATCGCCGCTTTGGTCGCGATCGTCATCGTGACCATCGTCGCTTACGTATTCCGCCGGAGGGGTATCTGGAACCGGTTCATCCTTAAGGATCAGCTGACGACGGATCAAGGCTACGTGCCGAACGAGCCGAGGGAAGGGCTGGTCGGCGAACAAGGGATTGCCCTGTCGACGCTGCGTCCCGCCGGCGTGGCGGACATCGCCGGACGGAGGATGGACGTCGTCACCTCCGGCGAATTCGTCGAGCACGGCAGGAGGGTGCGAGTCATCGCCGTCGACGGAACGCGCATCG